A single region of the Chrysoperla carnea chromosome 5, inChrCarn1.1, whole genome shotgun sequence genome encodes:
- the LOC123301398 gene encoding conserved oligomeric Golgi complex subunit 8-like — MEIDRHKADIKELKKNMVTQLEEERNNIKNIEHQLNKERDSTITTLSKLTGNMKGSIFKTMAELNTDMKNDFMTQKSEETIRQMFEVQKIIDCQFSILDSLNIQGYMEMVKNKFHNEQNPQLDLNEFISSIIIQEKNPMLKKLLLELSINHPTALEKILQTMLRYLYFDNEITSKELISYAPFSGSSLSHGSSIRIGIQNKDAILSLSESDLLIQGTIKKEDDSNITSALINNGIAHLFEVVSYKMNEKVICTVYNPGVASTLNSFALLSSDQVKGLSNASWISDGKLDGTKFNTTKDGEFLFTVPLSLLLPFFATYKKITTNAKHELILTRSRNDDNAVKSDSKINIDITKIVWRVPTIHLNDVARLHLLDLIKRNVTIDVAFRSYDLVTYPTLPTTHKHSWMVKSTNNLNVPRYVIFAMQTDKIDDFKKNNQIFDFNDLSSIRLFLNEQNNCRKLINNNTNTTPTTDNTITQQNTENPNNNTTHTEQINQNNPEKQTNKSEMQSIEPETNYRNESTNTIKKNEVPISSTTINNITENNEHLKKRTLSSSSRDSSDQINQTTKTPMQHIDNICSTSKTTEPMPKKTSTKANDKLKKKKSRTEYMPSISINILKAPMEKEPEKYIINFNTLNNILIESSGIKDISHIIKKYQINADDLSHTINSLYPLLDNPHAKTTFTKLIKKINLTQDINSTSADDD, encoded by the exons atggaaattgatAGACATAAAGCAGATAtcaaagaactaaaaaaaaatatggtgacTCAATTGGAGGAAGAGAGaaacaatatcaaaaatatagagCATCAATTGAATAAAGAACGTGATAGTACCATAACAACATTAAGTAAATTAACTGGAAATATGAAGGGAAGCATCTTTAAAACAATGGCTGAATTAAATACGGATATGAAGAATGATTTTATGACTCAGAAAA GTGAAGAAACAATTCGACAAATGTTTgaagtacaaaaaattatagattgTCAATTTTCAATCTTGGACTCATTAAATATACAAGGATATATGGAAATGgtgaaaaataagtttcataATGAACAAAACCCACAACTAGACTTGAATGAATTTATATCATCGATAATTATTCAAGAAAAGAAtccaatgttgaaaaaattattgttggaATTATCAATCAACCATCCAACTGCATTAGAAAAGATTTTACAAACCATGTTAAGATATT tgtattttgataatgaaataaCATCAAAAGAGTTGATTAGCTATGCACCCTTTAGTGGAAGTAGTTTATCACATGGAAGTAGTATAAGAATTGGAATTCAAAACAAGGATGCAATCTTATCATTATCAGAATCGGATCTTCTAATACAAGGAACTATTAAAAAAGAAGATGATAGCAACATTACTTCAGCGCTCATAAACAATGGAATTGCCCACTTATTTGAAGTTgtatcatataaaatgaatgaaaaagttatttgtaCAGTATATAACCCTGGTGTTGCTTCAACATTAAATAGTTTCGCTCTACTATCATCGGATCAAGTTAAAGGATTATCTAATGCTTCATGGATTTCTGATGGTAAATTGGATGGAACTAAGTTTAATACAACAAAAGATGGAGAATTTCTGTTTACTGTCCCTCTATCTTTATTACTACCGTTCTTtgctacatataaaaaaattacaactaatGCAAAACATGAACTAATTCTTACGCGATCGCGAAATGATGATAACGCTGTGAAGAGtgattcgaaaataaatattgatattacaaaaatagtatGGAGAGTACCCACAATTCATCTCAATGATGTTGCAAGATTACACTTGTTGGATTTAATAAAGCGCAATGTAACAATTGATGTGGCGTTTCGAAGCTATGACTTAGTTACATATCCCACTCTACCAACAACACATAAGCATTCATGGATGGTGAAATCAACAAATAATCTTAATGTTCCACGTTATGTTATTTTCGCTATGCAGACTGATAAGatagatgattttaaaaaaaataatcaaatatttgattttaacgaTCTGTCTTCTATTCGTCTCTTTCTTAATGAAC AAAACAATTGtagaaaactaattaataacaatacaaACACCACACCAACAACAGATAATACAATCACCCAACAAAACACAGAAAATCCCAATAACAACACAACCCATACTGAACAAATCAACCAAAACAATccagaaaaacaaacaaacaaatcagaaaTGCAATCAATTGAACCAGAAACAAACTATCGGAACGAATCCacaaacacaattaaaaaaaacgaagtCCCCATATCCTCTACTACAATCAACAATATAACAGAAAATaatgaacatttgaaaaaaagaacaCTGTCATCCAGTAGCCGAGACTCATCAGACCAAATCAATCAAACAACAAAAACTCCAATGCAACACATAGATAACATATGCTCTACCTCCAAAACAACAGAACCGATGCcaaaaaaaacatcaacaaaGGCAAACGATaaactgaaaaagaaaaaatctagAACAGAATACATGCCCAGTATTTCAATTAACATACTCAAAGCCCCTATGGAGAAAGAACcagaaaaatacattattaactTCAAtacattaaacaatattttgattgaatcaTCCGGTATAAAAGACATTtcgcatataataaaaaaataccaaatcaATGCAGATGACCTATCCCACACAATAAATAGCTTATACCCTCTATTAGATAACCCACATGCTAAAACAACCTTTACAAAACTCATCAAGAAAATCAACTTAACCCAAGACATAAATTCAACGAGTGCCGATGACGACTAa
- the LOC123301397 gene encoding uncharacterized protein LOC123301397: MAYIFSLKGNQSEIKQDFFPTIQLDGNYSCGMITSKELISYGPFSGSSLSHGSSIRIGIQNKDAILSLSESDLLIQGTIKKVDDGSAVTSALINNGIAHLFEVVSYKMNEQVICTVYNPGVASTLNGFAVLSSDQVKGLSNASWISDGQLDGTKFNLTKDGNFLFTVPLSLLLPFFATYKKVITNARHELSLTRSRTDENAVKSASKLNIDITKIEWRVPTIHLNDVARLHMLDLIKRNVTINVAFRNYDLVTYPTLPTTHKHSWMVKTTNNLNAPRYVIFAMQTDRIDDFKKNNQIFDFNDLSSIRLFLNERQFPQQDVFFQNSTGEIATLYDMYLRFKSSYYNQETTYEHPLFDIENFMAFSPIVCFDCSRQNEIFTTNSVDIRIDFECKKPIPAKTTAYMLLISDSLFELKMQTGDIKRII; the protein is encoded by the exons ATGGCTTACATATTTTCGTTGAAAGGTAATCAATCTGAaataaaacaagattttttcCCTACAATTCAGTTAGATGGTAATTATTCCTGTGGAATG aTCACATCAAAAGAATTGATAAGCTATGGACCCTTCAGTGGTAGTAGTTTATCACATGGTAGTAGTATAAGAATTGGGATTCAAAACAAGGATGCAATCTTATCATTATCAGAATCTGATCTCCTAATACAAGGAACCATTAAAAAAGTTGATGATGGTAGCGCTGTTACTTCAGCGCTCATAAACAATGGAATTGCCCACTTATTTGAAGTTgtatcatataaaatgaatgaacaaGTAATTTGCACAGTATATAATCCTGGTGTTGCTTCAACATTAAATGGTTTTGCAGTGCTCTCATCAGATCAAGTTAAAGGATTATCAAATGCTTCATGGATTTCTGATGGACAATTAGATGGAACaaagtttaatttaacaaaagatggaaattttctttttactgtACCTTTATCTCTATTACTGCCATTTTTTGctacatataaaaaagttattacaaATGCACGTCATGAGTTGTCTCTCACACGATCTCGAACAGATGAAAATGCTGTTAAGAGtgcttcaaaattaaatattgatattactaAAATAGAATGGAGGGTACCTACAATTCATCTTAATGATGTTGCAAGATTACACATGTTGGATTTAATAAAACGAAATGTAACAATTAATGTAGCCTTTCGAAACTATGATTTGGTTACTTACCCAACTTTACCAACAACACATAAGCATTCATGGATGGTGAAAACAACAAATAATCTAAATGCACCGCGTTATGTTATTTTTGCTATGCAGACTGATAGAATAGatgatttcaagaaaaataatcaaatatttgattttaacgaTCTATCTTCTATTCGTCTATTTCTGAATGAAAGACAATTTCCCCAACAAgatgtttttttccaaaattcgaCAGGTGAAATTGCAACACTTTACGATATGTATCTTAGATTTAAATCATCCTATTATAATCAAGAAACAACTTATGAACATCCCTTATTTGATATCGAGAATTTTATGGCTTTTTCGCCTATTGTATGCTTTGATTGTTCAAGACAAAATGAAATCTTTACAACAAATTCTGTGGATATTCGCATtgattttgaatgtaaaaaaccTATACCTGCTAAAACAACTGCTTATATGCTATTGATTTCTGATTCgcttttcgaattaaaaatgcaaacagGGGATATtaaacgaataatataa